The Orcinus orca chromosome 1, mOrcOrc1.1, whole genome shotgun sequence DNA window GGCCAGGGTTGCTGACGCGCAGGATGTCGATGTCGTTCTCGCAGCAGAACGCCTGGATCAGGGTGAAGTGGATCTGCAGAGCCACGTCCCTGTCGTCGTCCTCGTCCGCCGCCAGCAGGCACAGCACCACGTTGTCGGGGTCGCTGCGTGCGGGCAGGGACGGGGCTGATGAGCCCAAAGGCAAGACCCGCCGCGTGGGCGCCCGCATCCCGCGCCCACGTCCCGGGGGGTCGCGCCCCGGCCCGCTTGCTCCCCTTGGGACAAGCAACCTCAGGGCAGATGGAAAGCGGCAGGAAGTGGCACTGCTGGCCGAGGGGTCGCCCCTGGAAGGCGACCTCTCCGGGCTGGGGCGGGAAGAGGAACCACGAGGGACACGCGAGGGTTCCACTTACACGTTGAGCAGCTTGGCCGCCTCGTACACCCCGACGGTGATGGTGCGCTGACTCAGGGCTTTGCTGAGCACTTCCTCGAGGGCATCCCCCACCTTATCCATCCTACACGCAGGCAGAGCAAGGGGATCCCGTCAGCCCGCCGCCCCTCGGGGCCGTCGCGGCCCCCTCGCCCTGCGCCGCGACCCTCCCTCCCGAGTGCACGCGCCACGGCGCACCTGGGCCTTTGCAAACCCGGGGTTCCCGGCCtgtcacccccccccccgccgtaaCCCCTCGCACGCCCATAGGCCGGGCGTCCAGTGAGAAGCCCCGACAGTGCCATCCGCCACCCTCTCCCGAGGGCACTGCCAGTCCCCGGCGCTGGGCGAAGCCACAGGCTGCCGGCCGCAGGAGCCGCACCGGCAGGGACGGTCACTTCTGCCCTTTGCAAAGGCTCGAGGGGCTCGACCGGCGTGGCGGGCACGCTCTTTCTGTCCACGCACGCCTCTAGTGTCCCGAGGAAGAAAGGCGGGATAGGAAGTACCCTCTGCAAACTTTTAACCGCTCGCTCCCCGCAAACCTTGCACAGCCTGGCAGCACTGGGGTGCGCGCAGTGGGCAAGCGGAGTTCAGGGAGAAGCTCCGGCTGACTTGCCTTTCGGTCTTCTGCTCTCCAGCCGAGAATTCCTCCAAAGTCATATTGCAACTGCAGGTGCCCTACAGAGAGAGAGCGGCTTGCGGGCTGCTCCTGCCACCGTGGGCGCGCGGGTGCCTGCTTTCTGCACTCCTTCTCAGGCTCCTCcagcgcccgccgccgccgcgccgtccgcccctcctgcccccctcGCTCGCTCGCCCGCCGGCTCTCGGCGCCCCCCCCTCGCCACAGTCCACTATAGCGACGCGGCAGCTGCCTCACAGCCACTGAAGGACAAAGGCACCCCTCGCCGGAGTTATCCTGCCAACCCCCAGCCAACCACCACCCGCCTCATTTGCATGCGCGCAGGCATTGGGCTATGCAAATCAGCCTGCTCCGACAATTTGACCTCAGCTCCTGGAACCCGGCTGAGAGGAGCGGAAGAGGGAGGGGCCACGAGGAAGGCGagcctggggcgggggcggggatggggggcGGGGTCCCGAGCCTACTCTCATCCTGCTGGCAGGGCGGGTAGGAGAGGAGGTCTTTGTGCGGGGAGTGGAGGGTGTCTTAGCTTGGGCGGGAGCTGGCTGCCAAGTGTTTTTCTAGTTGGtgcacatttgttttttttaattgtcgtTTCATGTCTTTTGTTTTGGGGGCCTGctattaaaatctattttcagGGTTAATGCACCCAAGTCTAGTAATTATTAGTAAGCTGGTTACATAAAAAGAGTGTGTCCAGACCTCTGGGGCAAAGTTTACCTCAGAAGTGTTGTTTATGTAAGTCTAGGCAAAGCTgcttattagtagtagtattattTCGGTCCCCTGATGGCtggtttgatttatttttggaagGTTGCAAGGGTTGGgagctcaaaaaaagaaaaatcaacacatTTGTGTTTGGTGGTGGCAGGGAACCAAGTTGGAATCTCTTCCACAGAAAGCAGAAAGGCTTCCCACCTGCCCAGGGTAACTGGAAAACCGTGTGCACCAGGAGCTGGTTACCACATGTGTGTATCCTAGTGTATCCTAGCCGTACAAGCCCAGTTCACCTTTCTCAGACAGCCTTTCCCGAAGGAGGATCCTTCTGCAGGGCACCAGCTAAGAGACAATTGTCTGACACCCACACAAGCTACATATCTAAATTCAAAATGCTCTCAATATGCCCTCAGCTTCCTTTCATAAGGCAAGTATGTCACTACCTTCCACAGGGGGCCTGTGATCTCACTGTGAATTATTAATGTTAGATGCTGAATCATGAAGCAGCAGCTATCGGACCTTTTAGTCATATGCTAAAATTTCAGCTTTGAGATAATGGCAACTTGTGGGTGTAAAGAAAGCAGTAGTTATGcatttttgaaaagcaaacttCAATGCATAGACTTTCACTGAATAGGTTGAAagttctttcctttgtttcatgAGTTTAtgcaataaatgcaaaaatatgtgTTAAACCTACTGAAGTCACCAAAAGTGGTAAACATGCTCCCATATGCTTGCATTCAAAACAATGCTTGCATTATTAAGGTTACTGTACAGACAAAGGTCACAGAAGTAATTTTTTGCTAAGCTACCTGGGAGTTTTTGCAAACTCCCGTATGTTTGTATCATTCTAGACCAAATATTCTCCAGCTCTCTTGATCTTAATTTAGTGGAAAAGAAAAGTGATAGGTCAGTTTTC harbors:
- the GADD45A gene encoding growth arrest and DNA damage-inducible protein GADD45 alpha, with the protein product MTLEEFSAGEQKTERMDKVGDALEEVLSKALSQRTITVGVYEAAKLLNVDPDNVVLCLLAADEDDDRDVALQIHFTLIQAFCCENDIDILRVSNPGRLAELLLLESDAGPALSEGAEQPPDLHCVLVTNPHSSQWKDPALSQLICFCRESRYMDQWVPVINLPER